Proteins encoded in a region of the Streptomyces sp. NBC_01298 genome:
- the rpe gene encoding ribulose-phosphate 3-epimerase yields MAVQINPSILSADFARLAEEAKAVQGADWLHVDVMDNHFVPNLTLGVPIVESLSRATDIPLDLHLMIEDPDRWAPQYIEAGAGSVTFHAEAAAAPVRLAREIRAKGARASMALKPATPIEQYEDILPELDMLLIMTVEPGFGGQPFLDIMLPKIRRTRELISRHGLELWLQVDGGVSATTIERCAEAGADVFVAGSAVYGAVDPAAAVRTLRDQAGAAIAAAPWACSH; encoded by the coding sequence ATGGCCGTTCAGATCAATCCCAGCATCTTGTCCGCCGACTTCGCCCGACTCGCCGAGGAGGCGAAGGCCGTTCAGGGGGCCGACTGGCTGCATGTCGACGTCATGGACAATCACTTCGTCCCGAACCTCACGCTGGGCGTGCCGATCGTGGAGTCGCTGAGCCGGGCGACGGACATCCCGCTCGATCTGCACCTCATGATCGAGGACCCCGACCGCTGGGCCCCCCAGTACATCGAGGCCGGTGCCGGCTCCGTGACCTTCCACGCCGAGGCCGCCGCCGCGCCCGTGCGGCTCGCGCGGGAGATCCGGGCCAAGGGGGCGCGGGCGTCGATGGCGCTGAAGCCGGCGACGCCCATCGAGCAGTACGAGGACATCCTTCCCGAGCTCGACATGCTGCTGATCATGACCGTGGAGCCCGGCTTCGGCGGTCAGCCCTTCCTCGACATCATGCTGCCCAAGATCCGCCGCACCCGGGAGCTGATCTCCAGGCACGGTCTGGAGCTGTGGCTCCAGGTCGACGGAGGCGTCTCCGCCACGACCATCGAGCGGTGCGCGGAGGCGGGCGCGGACGTGTTCGTGGCGGGCAGCGCGGTCTACGGAGCGGTGGATCCGGCGGCAGCCGTACGCACGCTGCGTGACCAGGCGGGTGCGGCGATCGCCGCTGCGCCCTGGGCATGCAGCCACTGA